GCTTTTCGGCAGCGGCCGGGCGGCGTCGCCGCTTGCTGCGCTTGGCGTGCCAGCTTTGGCCTCGTCGGCCTCGTCGGCCATTTCGGCGCCGTCACGCATGGTCGCCGCCTGGCGGTTCGCATTTGCCGCCGTGTCCATGATTGCACTCATAATGGCTCTCCCAAAAAATGCGCTTACGGAACGTCTGGTTGGAGCGCGATGTTATGCGCGGATCTTGAACGAAGCTGCGTAAGCTTGGGGGTTCTTGCCATCCCACACCGTGCCATCCATCAGCTTCGAGGTCCGCAGCGCATCTTTCGGCACCGGCGTCTTGGTCATGGCTGCGGCGTCCTTGTACAGATCGATCTGGCTCACCGACTTGGCCACCGCCAGGTAGTCGGGATCCGTCTTCAGCAAACCCCAGCGCCGGTGCTGCGTCATGAACCACATGCCATCCGACAGGTAGGGGAAATTGACCAGGCCGTCGTTGTAGAACTTCATGTAGTTCGGATCGTCCCAGGTCTTGCCCAGGCCGTTCTGGTAGCGTCCCATGATGCGCTGGTCGATCACGTCCTTGCTGGTGTTGACATAGGATTTGTCAGCGATCGCTTCCGCCATCTTGTTCTTGTTGGCGAGCGAGGCGTCGATCCACTTGCTGGCTTCCAGCACCGCGGCAATCAGGGCACGGCAGGTGTTCGGATTCTTGGCGGCGAATTCTGCGGTGGTGCCGAGTACTTTTTCCGGATGATCCTTCCAGATTTCCTGGGTGGTGATGGCGGTGATGCCAACGCCATCGACAATCGCCCGGTGACCCCACGGTTCGCCGACGCAAAAACCATCCATATTGCCGACCCGCATATTGGCCACCATCTGCGGCGGCGGCACGGTAATTACCTTGGCGTCCTTGAGCGGATTGACGCCGTTGGCGGCCAGCCAGTAGTACAACCACATGGCATGGGTGCCGGTCGGGAAAGTCTGGGCAAACGTGTATTCGCGCTTGTCGCTGGCCATCAGCTTCGCCAGCGAAGCGCCGTCCACCGCGCCTTTGTCCGCCAGCTTCTTGGAGAGCGTGATGGCCTGGCCGTTATTGTTGAGTCCCATCAGGATCGCCATGTCTTTCTTCTGGCCGCCGATGCCCATCTGCACGCCGTAGATCAAACCCGACAAGACATGTGCGGCATCCAGCTCGCCGTTGGCCAGCTTGTCGCGCACGCCGGCCCAGGAAGCTTCCTTGCTGAGGACGATCTTGATGCCGTATTTTTTATCGAAGCCGAGCAGCGACGCCATCACCACCGAGGCGCAATCCGTGAGCGGAATGAAGCCGATCTTGACTTCGGTTTTTTCCGGCTTGTCCGAGCCGGCTGCCCATGCGCCGGTGCTAGATAATCCCAACATGCTGGCTCCTGCCGCGAGAGTGGCGGTTTGTAGTATTTGGCGGCGCTTGCCGTCGACAGCCAAGCTCAGGTCAAGACCATCTTGCGGCAGTGCTTTTTTTGATTCCATCGCATGGCTCCACTTTGTTTTCGGCAAACAAAAAAGGCGTCGTTCCACAATGAACAAGTCATGTGGAAAGACACCTTTGTCTTATGTGGAAAAGACCGCCGTTAGCCGATTCCAGCAGCGCCAACGCTGGCGCCTGAAATTAACTATGCAAAGCACGTGCCAGGAGTTTCAGGGAGAACAGTGCCAGGATCCAGGCGCCAAAGCGCACCCGTTTTGTGCGTCGCACCAAACAGGCTCACGATTTTCGGGCATTCCTGCCGATGCCGGGCCGCTTCGATAACGCGGCTTGGGGCTCGTTAGGGAATAAGTTGGGCATTTGGGCGGACGTAGCTGGCGCGCTGCTGCGTCCGCCCAAATGCCCAACTTATTCCCTAACGGGGCCTTAGCCCAGCAAATCGGCGGCATCGATGATCCGCTGCGCTACCTCGGACAACTTCAGGTTCTTGTCCATCGCCAGCCGGCGCAGCTTTTGATAAGCCTCCTGCTCGCTCAGCTTGTGATGTTCCATCAGCAAGCCTTTGGCGCGCTCCAGCACCTTGCGCTCCGCCAGCTTCAGCTTGGTATCGGACAGTTCCGCCAGCAATTTCTGCTCCTGGCGGAAGCGCGCCAGGGCGACATCCAGCACAGGTTTGATGCGCGCCGTCTGCAACCCTGCCACGATGTAGGCAGAGACGCCGGCGGCCATGGCGGCATCCATGCTGGAAGTCTTGGCATCCTCGGTAAACAGCACGATCGGCCGGCGCGCGTCGCGGGTCGCCACCACCACATGCTCCAGCACGTCGCGGGAGTCGGATTCGGCGTCCACGATGATCATATCTGGTTGCAACTGAGCAATTCTTTCAGGAAGATAGAGGTCGGCGGGAAGCGAAGCGATGATGTTGTAGCCGGCCTCCAGCAAGCCGATGCGCAAGTCCTTGCCGCGCGCAGCCTGGGCGGCAAACGCAGGATCGTCTTCGCCCTCGATGGCGACAGGATTGACCACAACGATACGTAGACTTTGCATGCTTGAAACCTTCGTCCGCGGACGACTCATTGAGCTACGGTTAGACCGGATGGGATAGCGTTTTATCCATCGCTGCCATGCAAGCATGCAAAAATCGCACCATGCAGATGCGAACGGCCGCCGCGCGCCGGCGGCCGGATGACTTTATGCCAACTGCCAGTCTATGGTTTCACCGCCGTTCAGCGGCACCAGCGTGGTATCGCCCAGCGGCAGCTCGGCCGGCAAGGCCCACGGCTGGCGCTTCAGGGTCACGCTGCCCTGGTTGCGCGGCAGATTGTAGAACGCCGGCCCATTGAAACTGGCGAAGGCTTCCAGCTGATCCAGCGCCCCGGCCTGATCAAACGCTTGTGCGTACAGCTCCATCGCATGCAGCGCGGTATAGCAGCCGGCGCAGCCGCAAGCGTGCTCCTTCAGGCCCTTGGGATGCGGCGCCGAATCGGTGCCGAGGAAGAAACGGCTACTGCCGGAAGTCGCCGCGCGCACCAGGGCCAGGCGATGCTCTTCCCGTTTCAGTACCGGCAGGCAATAGTAATGCGGGCGGATCCCGCCCTTGAAGATTTCGTTACGGTTGTACAGCAGGTGGTGCGCGGTGACAGTGGCGGCGACCGGACCTTCGGCGCTCTCGACGTACTGGGCGGCATCCTTGGTGGTGATGTGTTCAAACACCACTTTCAATTCCGGCATGTCGCGCCGCAGCGGCTGCATCACGCGCTCGATGAAGACGGCTTCGCGGTCGAAGATATCAATTGCCGGATCGGTCACTTCGCCGTGCACCAGGAAAGGCATGCCCAGCTCTTGCATCACTTCCAGCGTCTTGTAGCACTTGCTGAGATCGGTCACGCCGGCATCGGAGTTGGTGGTGGCGCCGGCCGGATACAGCTTGACCGCGTGCACGAAGCCGCTGTCCTTGGCGCGGCGGATTTCGTCGGGCGGCGTATTGTTGGTCAGGTACAGCGTCATCAAAGGCTCGAACGTCAGTTCGGGCGGCAGCACGGCGAGGATGCGCTCGCGATAGGCCGCGGCCTGCTCAGTGGTGGTGACCGGTGGCTTCAGGTTGGGCATCACGATGGCGCGGCCGAACTGGCGTGCGCTGTGCGGCAGCACGCTGGCCAGCGCTACGCCGTCGCGCAGATGCAAATGCCAGTCGTCGGGACGGGTAATGGTCAAGGTATCAGTCATCTTCATTCTCTTCTGCAAAAAGTCGCTCCAGCATGGCTGCCGGATTGTTCAGGAAATGGCGTGTGGTCGTATAGTGTTCAGTGTCTTTTGCAACAGCGCCAGGAAGGTCACTTCCGGATGAAACTGGATCTGCTCCAGCTCCCGCACGGCAGGAATGCAGAAGGGATAGGCATCGTAGTCAATCGCCATATCGGGATTGAGTTTCAGGCTGCGCAGATAAGGTTTGATGGAGAGCATGGCGTGGCGACGGCTTCAATGAGCGTCATTTTACCGCAGCCGCAGCGGCCGGCCTGAATCGCAGCCGCGGCCAGCACTGGCAGGCGTCCATGAAAAAGCCGCTCAGGCATGCACCGGAGCGGCTTCTTGTCCTGCCAGCAATCCTGCGATCAGTGAATGATCTTGGCCAGGAAGTCGCGTGCACGGTCGGAGCGCGGCGCGCCGAAGAACTCTTCCTTGCGGCAGTCTTCCACCACCAGACCCTTGTCCATGAACACCACGCGGTTGGCGACCTTCTTGGCGAAACCCATTTCATGGGTCACCACCATCATGGTCATGCCTTCTTGCGCCAGGCCGACCATCACGTCCAGCACTTCATTGATCATTTCCGGATCGAGCGCCGAAGTCGGCTCGTCGAACAGCATGGCGATCGGATCCATCGACAACGCGCGGGCAATCGCCACGCGTTGCTGCTGGCCGCCGGACAGCTGGCCTGGGAACTTGTCTTTCTGCGCGATCAAGCCGACCCGGTCCAGGTATTTCAAGCCTTTTTCGTTGGCTTCATCCTGGCTGCGGCCGAGCACCTTGACCTGGCCGATGGTCAGGTTTTCGCGGATCGACATGTGCGGGAACAGCTCGAAGTTCTGGAACACCATGCCGATGCGCGCGCGCAGTTTCGACAGGTTGGTCTTCGGATCGCCGACCGAAACGCCGTCGACCGTGATCTCGCCCTTCTGGAACGGCTCGAGGCCGTTGACGGTCTTGATCAGCGTCGATTTACCGGAACCCGACGGTCCGCACACGACGACCACGTCGCCCTTGGCCACTTGCGTGGTGCAATCGGTCAGGACTTGAAATTGACCGTACCATTTGCTGACGTTGTTAAGCTTAATCATGAGTATTTCTCCTAATTCCTGAATTCTATTGTGCAACTGGCGGCAACCCTGCTCAGGGCATGCCGCCGTCCATTATCGAATAATCGCAACCTTGTGCTGCAGCTGCTTGACCAGCGACGACAAACCGAAGCTCATCACGAAGTACACCACGGCGACAAACACATACATCTCCACCAGACGGCCGTCACGCTGCGCGATCTTCGAAGCAACGGTAACGAAGTCCGGCACTGAGCCCAGCACATAGACCAGCGAAACGTCCTGGAACAGCACGATGGTTTGCGTCAGCAGGATCGGGATCATGTTGCGGAACGCTTGCGGCAGCACCACATTGCCCATCATCTGCCAGTAATTCATGCCGAGCGCATAGCCGGCGGAAATCTGGCCGCGTGGAATCGACTGGATCCCGGAACGCATGATTTCGCAATAATAAGCTGCTTCAAACAAGATGAAGGTAATCAGTGCCGATGAAAAGGCGCCGACCTGCACCGGCTGTTGCGCACCGATGATCCAGGCGCCGATATACGGCACCAGGAAGTAGAACCAGAAAATCACCAGCACCAGCGGCACCGAACGGATCAGGTTGACATAGCTGGTGGCGATCAGCGAGATGACCTTGTTGTGCGACAGACGCATCATCGCCAGCACGGTGCCGAACAGGATGCCGCCTATCATCGCTACCAAGGTCAGCGTCAGCGTGAACTTCATGCCGGTGGTGAACAGGTAGAACCAGGAACGCTGGATTACGTCAAAATCGAAATTTGAAAACATGATTAATGGCCTCCTGTATTCGCACTGCCAGAGGCAATAAATCCTGGAATCGCAATGGCTTTTTCAAGCCAGCGCGCCAGCAGCAAGGCAATCCCCGAGATGATCACGTAAATCACCGTGGCGCCGGTCAGGGCTTCGAAAGTCTGGAACGTAAATTCACGCATTGAGTAGGTCGCGGCGGTCAGTTCCACCAGGCCGATGGTCAATGCGACCGAACTGTTCTTGATGATCGCTGCAAATTCGTTGGTCAGGGACGGAATGATGATCCGGAACGACATCGGCAGCAATACGTAGCGATATGTTTGCGGCAACGTCAAGCCGAGTGCAGTACCCGCCAGCTTTTGGCCACGGGGCAGTGCATTGATGCCAGCGGAAACCTGTACGGCAATCCGCGACGACGTAAAAAAAGCCAGCGCCAGGAAGGCGGTAATGAACGAAGCATTCGGCAGGCTCTTGAGCCAGCCGCCAATGCTCGCGGGTACTATCTCCGGCATGACGAAATACCAGAGGAACATCTGAACGATTAATGGAATGTTACGAAATAATTCGACATAGCCGTTGGCCACGCGTACTGCCCACTTGTTCGGCATGGTGCGAATCGTACCGATCACCGTACCGATGACCAGCGCCATGATCCAGGCTGAAATAGACAACGCAAGCGTCCATTTCAGACCGGTCAGCAAGGTGTCCATGTAAGTACTGACACCGTCGGGTGACTCTTGCCAGAAGATGCCCCAGTTCCACGGATAATGCATATTAAGTCCCCTCTCACTCTCAAACTCACTGCTGCTGCCTGAAACCATCTGAATGTACCGGATCTGCTGTAATCCGGCACCCGGATTGTGCATCGCAGCAAATCAATTGCAGAAACAAAATGGGAGGCTTCCGCCTCCCCCTTCATTCCTTCAGCTAGCCAATCTTATTTTTTCTTCGACGATTGTTTTTGCGCTTCAGGCACGGCGGCGTAGGCAGCCGGATCAGCGGAATCGGTCGGATGAGCAAATGCTGCCTTCAGTTGCGGGCTCATCGGCACGTTCAGGTTGATACCCTTAGGTGGAATCGCCTTCAGGAACCATTTTGCGTAGATGTCGTTAACCTGGCCCGATTTGTACAGGTTGGTCAACGCGGTATCGACAGCCAGCTTGAAAGCAGGGTCGTCTTTACGCTCGATGATGCCGTACGGCTCAACCGACAGCGCTTCGGTGGTGATTGCATAGTCGTTAGGCGCTCTCGAGCTGGCAGCCAGCGAGGCCAGCAGGATGTCGTCCATCACGAATGCAGTTGCACGGCCGGTTTCAACCATCAGGAACGCTTCAGCGTGGTCCTTGGCAGCCAGGATGTTCATGCCGAGGTTGCGTTCGCCATTGAGAATCGTGACTTGCTTCAGGTTCGAAGTGCCGGAAGTGGAAACGATGGTCTTGCCCTTGAGGTCGTCCAGCGCCTTGATGTTGGATGATTTCTTGGCCAGGATGCGGTTCGCGGTCACGTACATGGTCGGCGCAAAGGAAACAACCTTTTGGCGATCGGCATTGTTGGTGGCGGAATCGCAGGACAGGTCGATGGTGCCGTTGGAGATCAACGGAATACGAGTCGCCGATGTCACCGGAACCATCTTGACGTTGAGTGCTGTCATGCCCAGCTGCTTTTGAATCGCAGTAGCGGCTTTCAGGCACAGGTCGATCGAATAGCCTTGATACGATTGTTTGTCATCAAGGTAAGAGAAAGGGATAGAAGAATCGCGCACACCCAGGGTAATGGTGCCGGTGTCCTTGATTTTTTTGAGTGTTCCGGTCAGTTCTTGCGCTTGCACGGAGCCAACCAGCACTCCCAGGCCAACCAAAGCGACGACCAATTTCGATGACATCATAACAACTCCCGTTAAAGATTATCTGTATAGTTTAACAAACTCGCTGCTCGCACAGCGGACTTATACCCATGCATATTTTTTATTTTTACAGCTCTCCTCCAAAAATACTGGTCTCCCCAACCTGTATAAATTTTCAACTACGGCCAATTTTATTCTTGCTATAGCCTCGCTACAGTTAATTTCCTACATGATCCGACGGAAAGCGCAATGACTCTCTGAAAAGATAGCTCATAGGCATGTTCAGCGTAAGATTATTTTTTGCCGGTATCGCACTCAGGAACCACTTGGTATACAGCTTTTGGATTTCGCCGTCGTGTATGATGCGGCCCATTTCGCGGTCCACCAGGCCTTTGTATACCGGATCGCCCTTCGGCAGCATGATAGCGTACGGCTCGGTTGTCAAAGGATCACCAACCACTGCATACGCAGCCGGGTCCTTGGCCGTCGCCTTCAAGCCGTACAGCAGCACATCATCCATCACGAAGGCATCGGCCGCCTTGTCTTCCACCATCTTGAACGACTCGTTGTGATCCCGCCCTTCCAGCACCGTCATGTTCAGCGCACGAACCTGGCCGCGGTCATCCAGCGACTTGACGCTGGTGGTGCCCTTGGTCGTCACCACTTTCTTATTGCGCAGGTCCGGCCAGTTCTTGATCGTATCGCTGGTCCGCACGATCATGCGCGTGGACGCCATGAAATGCGCAATGGTGAAATCGACCCGCTTGCGCCGTTCTGCATTGTTGGTGGTAGACCCGCACTCCAGATCCACCTTGCCGCCGGCAATCATGTCAAGCCGGTTGGATGAAGTCACCGGCACGTAGGCGATATTCAGCTGCGGCAATTTCAATTGTTGCTTTACGGCATCTGCAATTTTCAAGCACAAGTCGATCGCATAACCCACCGGCTTCTTGTCCTGGTCCAGAAAGGAAAAAGGAAAAGATGCCTCTCTGTAGCCGATCGTGATGGTCTTGCTGTCGCGAATCCTTGCCAGCGCGTCTTCCGCCTGCGCCGCAGCCGCGCTCAAACCCAGACTCAGCGCCAGCGCCACGCTTAAACTGCTTGTCCGGCGCCACGCGGACGTACCACTCTTGTTGATTTCCCTGATTGCCACGCTGTTCTCCTGTTGATATTTGCTAATGATGTCGAATTATTTTTCGGTCCGGAATGTGCATAACATGCAATATTCAAGCCAGCTATTCGCTTGTCCGTCGCGATTGTTTTTCATCGCTTCCAGATGGACAAACGCCCCGGATTCTACCGGGGCCAGATAGTACACGCGCAAGCGGCGATTTGGGTCGCCAATTGCGCGCATGCAAAACATTTCGACTATAGCTCAACTTAGCGCTGTATCAATTCGATCCAATCAAGGATACAAACCGCGCATTTCGCGCGCCTGCAATACCCGGGTACAGGCAACGATGAACGCCGCGGTACGCAGCGAGACCTTTTTCTCTTCAGCCAATTGCCACACCGCCGTGAACGCTTCGCGCATGATGCGGGTGAGGCGCAGATTGATTTCGTCTTCGGTCCAGAAGAAGCTGGAGAAATCCTGCACCCACTCGAAATAACTGACAGTCACGCCGCCAGCGTTGGCGATTACGTCAGGCACCACCAGCACGCCTTTTTCATGCAGGATGTCATCCGCTGCCGGGCTGGTCGGGCCGTTCGCGCCTTCCAGGATGATCTTGGCGCGGATCTTGCCGGCGTTCTCGACAGTGATCTGCTGTTCCAGCGCCGCAGGCACCAAAATATCGCAATCCACCCCCCAAAACTGCGCACGGTCGCTGATTTCTTCGCCGCCGCTGAAGCCGGCCACGCTGCCGGTTTTGTGCACGTGGGCCTGCAATGCCGCCACGTCCAGGCCGCTGGAACGCGTCACGGTGGAAATATGATCCTGCACCGCCACCACTTTGGCGCCGGCGTCCGAGAACAGACGCGCCGCAATGCTGCCGACGTTACCGAAACCCTGCACCGCGATCTTGGCGCCATGGATATCCAGGCCGCGCTTGACCGCCGCTTCGCAACCCACCACGAACACGCCGCGGCCGGTGGCTTCGCGCCGTCCCAGGCTGCCGCCCAGTGAAATCGGCTTGCCGGTCACCACGCCCGAAGCAGTGCTGCCCTGGTTCATGGAATAGGTGTCCATCATCCACGCCATGATCTGTTCGTTGGTGTTGACGTCCGGCGCCGGAATGTCCTTGTTAGGGCCGATGATGATGCCGATTTCGCTGGTGTAGCGCCGTGTCATGCGCTGCAGCTCGCCTTGCGACAGCGTCTTCGGGTCAACCCGGATGCCGCCCTTGGCGCCGCCGTACGGCACGTTGACTGCCGCGTTCTTGACCGTCATCCAGGCCGACAGCGCCATCACTTCAGACAGTGTTACGTCCTGGTGGAAACGGACACCGCCCTTGCCCGGGCCGCGCGAAGTATTGTGCTGAACACGGTAACCTTCGAAGTGAGCAATGGTGCCGTCATCGCGTTCGATAGGGACGTCGACGATCAGCATGCGCTTCGGACGCTTCATGGTCTCGACCCAGCGGGCCAGGTTGCCAAGGTAAGGTGTAACGCGATCGATTTGTTCGAGATAGTCGCCCCATGGGCCGATGCCATGTTGCGAGAGATAAGATGGGACTTCGTGCTTGATAGTCATGCTTTTGCGCGCTCCAGGAAGTGGCAGACCGGCTCCCATATGAAAGACTGCAGCGGGAGCAAAATCGATCTAGTGCCGCATCGTAGGACAACGTCACAGGGCATTGCCAATGCTTTGTGCGCATGTAACTATGCAAATTTTGCATTGATATTAAAAATACAATTTTCGTGCCGGAGATATGGCTTTTGCCGGCGCACCGGTGGGCAATTAACGCTGACTGGAAATGGCGGGAATGACAGTTTTGCGCTTGGCGCCTTTGGCCGCCAGTTCCTGCTGTTGCAGCAAATACGCCCACAATCTGGCGACCACCGGCTTGCCCGGTCTTTGTATGGTCGGCCGTTCGCGATACAGGCGGATTTCCATGGTCGCTTCCCATTCCGGCGCCGCCTGGTCGACGCTGGCAAGCTGCTTCAGCTTGACCTCGCGGGTCACTGCGGACTCCGGCAGGAAGGCCACCCCATGCCCTTCCAGCGCCATCATTTTCAAGCCTTCCGCCATATCGGTTTCATAGCGCTTTTCAAGATACAGCGGCTTCTTGGCGTCGGCCAGGATCAGTTCCACCATGCGTCCCAGATACGCATTGCTGGTGTACGACAGGAACGGCAAAGGCGCGCTGGCGCTGCCGGGAAAGCGATAGTCGGGCTCGCCGGCCTTGTTGCAATGAGCGTAGGCGCGCAGCACTTCGCTGCCGAGCGTGATCAGATCGTAGCGGCCGGTATCGAGCTGCACCGGCTGGCGCGGATGGTGATAGCACAGCAGCAGATCGCAGCCGCCGTCGACCATCGCCATCACCGCGTCATGCACGTTCAAGGCCAGCAGGCGCGTGTTGAGCGGACCGAACCCATCTTCCAGCACGCGGATCCAGCGCGGCACATAGGTCAGCGAGAGCGTATGGGGCACCGCGAAATCGACCGTGCTCAAGGCCGTCGGCCGCTTGCCGCGCATCAGCGCGCGGGCGTTGTTGATCTGGCCGAGCATCTCTAGCGCCTGCTCGTAAAAGACTTCGCCGGCCGCGGTCAGCCGCGTCGGATAAGAAGTGCGGTCGATCAGATCGGCGCCCAGCCACGCCTCCAGCGACTGGATGCGGCGCGAAAACGCCGGTTGCGTAACATGACGCAATTCTGCCGAACGGCTGAAACTATGGGTTTCCGCCAACGAAATGAAGTCTTCTAGCCATTTGCTTTCCATGCCGCTATCGTAACGCGAGTCGGGATTCTCAAACAATATTAATTGCGGGACAGAGTTTATGAGTCGCCGCAGCGCGACGAATTACTCTGTCCCCAACTGATCAGATAAAACGGTCAAACCACAAAGAACAGTTTCGATTTTATGTACGGTAGCGTACGCGGAAATCTGATCAATTTACACCATCCGGATTACATTTCCAGCATAACCGTCAGCGTCGGACAGTGGCGGCGATACGCTCCCGATCTCCTCCGGGTGCGCTTGCTGGCGCAGCCACATCTGCGCATAAGCGCCGTCCGCTGCCAGCAACTGGGCATGCGTGCCACGCTCGACGATGCGGCCATGATCGAGCACCAGGATCTGCTCAGCGTCGGCAATCGTCGACAGCCTATGGGCGATCACCAGCGTCGTGCGGTCCCTGGCGATTTCCTTCAGCTGCGCCTGGATCGCCTGCTCGGATTTCGAATCCAGCGCCGAAGTCGCCTCGTCGAAAATCAGCACGGCTGGATTCTTCAGCAAGGTGCGGGCGATGGCGACACGCTGCTTTTCGCCGCCTGACAATTTCAAGCCGCGCTCGCCGACCATCGAGTCATAGCCGTCCGGCAGCGACTCGATGAAATCGTGGATATGCGCGGCCTTGGCGACCGCCACGATTTCCGCCTTGCTGGCGCCCGGCTTGCCATAGGCGATGTTGTACTCGATGCTATCGTTGAACAGCACCGTATCCTGCGGCACGATGCCGATCGCCTGGCGCAGCGAGGCTTGCGTGATGTCGCGCAGGTCCTGGCCGTCGATGGTGATGCGGCCGCTGTTGATATCGTAGAAGCGGAACAGCAGGCGCGACAAGGTCGACTTGCCGGAACCGCTGTGGCCGACCACCGCGGTGGTGGTGCCGGCGGCGATCGTGAAGTCGACATCGAACAGGATCTGGCGCTTGCTTTCATAGCTGAAATCCACGTGCGAAAAGCGCACTTGCGCGCCGCCGGTCAGCAGCGGCCGCGCGCCGTCTGCATCGGCGATTTCGCGGTTCTCATCCAGCAGGTGGAACAGCCGTTCCATGTCCGCCAGGCTCTGCTTGATTTCCCGATAAATCACGCCAAGGAAATTCAAGGGGATGTATAGCTGGATCATGAAGGAATTGACCAACACCAGGTCGCCCAGGGTCATCTTGCCGTCGATCACGCCTTGCGTCGCCCGCCACAAGATCAAGGTGACCGCAGTGGCGATGATCAGCGATTGTCCGGTGTTCAGCAGCGACAGGGAAGTCTGCGATTTCACCGCTGCGGTTTCGTAACGCATCAAGCCATCGTCATAGCGCCTGGCCTCGTATTCTTCATTGCCGAAGTACTTGACGGTTTCGTAGTTGATCAGCGAATCGATGGCCTTGGTGTTGGCGCTGGAATCGAGCGTATTCATGGTGCGCCGGAAGTGGGTGCGCCACTCGGTCACAGTCACCGTAAAAGCGATATAGCTGACCAGCGCCACCACCGTGATGCCGGCAAACCAGATATCGTAATGCAGCACCAGGTAGCCCAGCACCAGCGAGATTTCAATCAGGGTCGGCAGGATGCTGAACAAGGCGTAGGACACCAGCGAGGATATGCCGCGCGTGCCGCGTTCGATATCGCGCGTCATGCCACCGGTCTGGCGGTTCAAATGGAAACGCAATGACAGCGCATGCAGATGGCGGAACACTTGCAACGCAATGGTTCGCACCGCTCGCTGGGTGACACGGGCGAACACGAATTCGCGCAGCTCGGTGAACAAGGTCGTGCTCAGGCGCAGCAGGCCGTAGGCCGCCAGTATTCCCAGCGGCAGCACCAGCATCGCCTGCGGATGGCTGGCGGTGATGGTCATGCTGTCGACCAGTTTTTTCAATACCAGCGGCACGCCGACATTGGCCAGCTTGGCGCCGAGCATGAACAGCAGCGCCAGCGACACCCGCCATTTGTAGGTCCATAGATAGGGCAGCAGAGTCTTGAGCGTGGCCCAGTCGCTGCGCTTGGGCTGGGCGCCGTTGTTCACGGTGGCAGCGGCGTCCGGCTGTGGGCTTGAATGGTGGCGCATTGGGTGACAATCTTAAAGAATGGTTTAAGCTACAGATATAAATAACTAATCAATTGTAGCTCTCGGGGAAAATAAAAGATGGCTGATCAAAACGACAATCAATTACCGCCAGACACCATGCCGCAACTGCGCGTGATGCCGATGCCGGCCGACGCCAACGTCCACGGCGACGTCTTCGGCGGCTGGATCATGGCACAGGTCGATATTGCCGGCTCACTGCCGGCCACGCGCCGCGCCAATGGCCGCGTCGCCACCATTGCAGTGAATTCCTTCCTGTTCAAGCAGCCGGTATTCGTCGGCGACCTGCTGTCGTTTTACGCCAGCATCGTCAAGGTCGGCAATACCTCCATCACGGTCAATGTCGAAGTCTATGCGGAGCGCAACCGGCTGCAGACCGAAATCGTCAAGGTGACGGAAGCTACGCTGACCTATGTCGCCACCGACGATCAGCGCAAGCCGCGCAAGCTGCCGCCGCTAATGCCCTGATCTGCCCTGATCAGTCCACGCCGCTGCCAATGATTTCCGGATTGGCGCCCAGCTCGCCGGAGATGCCGGCAGCGGCGGCTTGCACCACTGCG
The sequence above is a segment of the Collimonas sp. PA-H2 genome. Coding sequences within it:
- a CDS encoding ABC transporter ATP-binding protein/permease, with product MRHHSSPQPDAAATVNNGAQPKRSDWATLKTLLPYLWTYKWRVSLALLFMLGAKLANVGVPLVLKKLVDSMTITASHPQAMLVLPLGILAAYGLLRLSTTLFTELREFVFARVTQRAVRTIALQVFRHLHALSLRFHLNRQTGGMTRDIERGTRGISSLVSYALFSILPTLIEISLVLGYLVLHYDIWFAGITVVALVSYIAFTVTVTEWRTHFRRTMNTLDSSANTKAIDSLINYETVKYFGNEEYEARRYDDGLMRYETAAVKSQTSLSLLNTGQSLIIATAVTLILWRATQGVIDGKMTLGDLVLVNSFMIQLYIPLNFLGVIYREIKQSLADMERLFHLLDENREIADADGARPLLTGGAQVRFSHVDFSYESKRQILFDVDFTIAAGTTTAVVGHSGSGKSTLSRLLFRFYDINSGRITIDGQDLRDITQASLRQAIGIVPQDTVLFNDSIEYNIAYGKPGASKAEIVAVAKAAHIHDFIESLPDGYDSMVGERGLKLSGGEKQRVAIARTLLKNPAVLIFDEATSALDSKSEQAIQAQLKEIARDRTTLVIAHRLSTIADAEQILVLDHGRIVERGTHAQLLAADGAYAQMWLRQQAHPEEIGSVSPPLSDADGYAGNVIRMV
- a CDS encoding acyl-CoA thioesterase, with translation MADQNDNQLPPDTMPQLRVMPMPADANVHGDVFGGWIMAQVDIAGSLPATRRANGRVATIAVNSFLFKQPVFVGDLLSFYASIVKVGNTSITVNVEVYAERNRLQTEIVKVTEATLTYVATDDQRKPRKLPPLMP